The Lycium barbarum isolate Lr01 chromosome 9, ASM1917538v2, whole genome shotgun sequence genome has a segment encoding these proteins:
- the LOC132611446 gene encoding early nodulin-like protein 15 has protein sequence MAGFSRNVFSSSIVVVVFLLGLSLTEARDHLVGGKTDSWKVPSSESDSLNHWAEKSRFLIGDSLVWKYDGKSDSVLEVSKRDYVKCNTSSPIAVHNDGNTKIVLEHSGAYYFISGAKGHCEQGQKLIVVTLSEKHNMRGFMGAPAPSPAEFESAIAPTSNADTLKASLVVALGVLIGFLF, from the exons ATGGCTGGTTTTTCAAGAAATGTGTTTTCTTCTTCAATAGTAGTTGTTGTTTTTTTACTTGGGTTGAGCTTGACAGAAGCAAGAGACCATTTGGTTGGTGGAAAAACTGATTCTTGGAAAGTACCATCTTCTGAATCAGATTCACTCAATCATTGGGCTGAAAAATCTAGATTTCTCATTGGTGATTCTCTTG TGTGGAAGTATGATGGAAAAAGTGACTCAGTTTTGGAAGTGAGCAAGAGAGACTATGTGAAATGCAACACTTCAAGTCCAATAGCAGTGCACAATGATGGCAACACCAAGATAGTATTGGAACATTCAGGAGCATACTATTTCATTAGTGGAGCAAAAGGGCATTGTGAACAAGGCCAAAAATTAATTGTTGTGACCTTATCTGAGAAGCACAACATGAGGGGATTTATGGGTGCACCTGCACCTTCTCCAGCTGAATTTGAAAGTGCCATTGCTCCTACTAGCAATGCTGATACCTTGAAGGCTAGTTTAGTTGTGGCTCTTGGGGTTTTAATTGGGTTTttgttttga
- the LOC132609415 gene encoding nucleoid-associated protein At4g30620, chloroplastic-like isoform X1 translates to MAISPSATLAAQFPKCHRPNDHKCPSSSSLSFCKSNSSALLIGLSSISSRDCQKARRSFQVHGLFGGKKDSNNDDNKAGILGNMQNLYETVKKAQMVVQVEAVRVQKELAAAEFDGYCEGELIKATLSGNQQPVRIEITDAAMDLGPEKLSLLVTEAYKDAHEKSVLAMKERMGNLAQSLGMPAGLEGMK, encoded by the exons atggcGATTTCTCCAAGTGCTACGTTAGCTGCTCAATTCCCCAAGTGTCACAGACCAAATGACCATAAATGCCCTTCCTCTTCTTCACTCTCTTTTT GTAAATCAAACTCAAGTGCCCTACTTATTGGTCTTTCAAGTATATCATCACGAGATTGCCAGAAAGCTAGGAGATCTTTTCAGGTTCATGGCTTATTTGGTGGCAAAAAGGATAGTAACAACGATGATAATAAG GCTGGAATACTTGGAAACATGCAAAATCTATACGAAACTGTAAAGAAGGCACAAATGGTTGTTCAAGTTGAGGCAGTACGTGTGCAGAAAGAACTTGCAGC TGCAGAGTTTGATGGCTATTGTGAAGGTGAACTTATAAAG GCAACGCTTTCTGGTAACCAACAGCCAGTGCGCATTGAAATAACTGACGCTGCAATGGACTTGGGACCGGAA AAACTCTCACTTCTAGTAACAGAAGCATACAAAGACGCGCACGAGAAAAGTGTACTG GCAATGAAGGAGAGAATGGGCAATCTTGCTCAGAGCTTAGGGATGCCAGCAGGATTAGAAGGAATGAAGTGA
- the LOC132609415 gene encoding nucleoid-associated protein At4g30620, chloroplastic-like isoform X2, whose protein sequence is MAISPSATLAAQFPKCHRPNDHKCPSSSSLSFCKSNSSALLIGLSSISSRDCQKARRSFQVHGLFGGKKDSNNDDNKAGILGNMQNLYETVKKAQMVVQVEAVRVQKELAAAEFDGYCEGELIKATLSGNQQPVRIEITDAAMDLGPEAMKERMGNLAQSLGMPAGLEGMK, encoded by the exons atggcGATTTCTCCAAGTGCTACGTTAGCTGCTCAATTCCCCAAGTGTCACAGACCAAATGACCATAAATGCCCTTCCTCTTCTTCACTCTCTTTTT GTAAATCAAACTCAAGTGCCCTACTTATTGGTCTTTCAAGTATATCATCACGAGATTGCCAGAAAGCTAGGAGATCTTTTCAGGTTCATGGCTTATTTGGTGGCAAAAAGGATAGTAACAACGATGATAATAAG GCTGGAATACTTGGAAACATGCAAAATCTATACGAAACTGTAAAGAAGGCACAAATGGTTGTTCAAGTTGAGGCAGTACGTGTGCAGAAAGAACTTGCAGC TGCAGAGTTTGATGGCTATTGTGAAGGTGAACTTATAAAG GCAACGCTTTCTGGTAACCAACAGCCAGTGCGCATTGAAATAACTGACGCTGCAATGGACTTGGGACCGGAA GCAATGAAGGAGAGAATGGGCAATCTTGCTCAGAGCTTAGGGATGCCAGCAGGATTAGAAGGAATGAAGTGA
- the LOC132609414 gene encoding early nodulin-like protein 15, which yields MAGFSRNVFSSSVVVVVFFFMLSLTEAREHLVGGKTDSWKVPSSQSDSLNSWAEKSRFLIGDSLVWKYDGKSDSVLEVSKRDYVSCNTSSPIAVHNDGNTKIVLEHSGAYYFISGAKGHCEQGQKLIVVTLSEKHNMRGFMGAPAPSPAEFESPAIAPTSNAVNLKASLVVAFGVLMGFLF from the exons ATGGCTGGTTTCTCAAGAAACGTGTTTTCTTCTTCAGTAGTAGTTGTTGTTTTCTTCTTCATGTTGAGCTTGACAGAAGCAAGAGAGCATTTGGTTGGTGGCAAAACTGATTCTTGGAAAGTACCATCTTCACAATCAGATTCCCTTAATAGTTGGGCTGAAAAATCTCGATTTCTAATCGGAGATTCTCTTG TGTGGAAGTATGATGGAAAAAGTGATTCAGTTTTGGAAGTGAGCAAGAGAGACTATGTGTCATGCAACACTTCAAGTCCAATAGCAGTACACAATGATGGGAACACAAAGATAGTATTGGAACATTCAGGAGCATACTATTTCATTAGTGGAGCAAAAGGGCATTGTGAACAAGGCCAAAAATTAATTGTTGTGACCTTATCTGAGAAGCACAACATGAGGGGATTTATGGGTGCACCTGCACCCTCTCCAGCTGAATTTGAAAGTCCAGCTATCGCTCCTACTAGCAATGCTGTTAACTTGAAGGCTAGTTTGGTTGTGGCTTTTGGGGTTTTAATGGGGTTTTTGTTTTGA